A genomic window from Streptococcus sanguinis includes:
- a CDS encoding lantibiotic ABC transporter permease: MIQTIRADFYRLFHSKGFWITEFVLLANILIGVLYKVTSRFGTSIEIDGQNVAQQVPEKMTGINALAHFSGNSDSVIFFTLIVVCLLLGVDLSRKLYKNSLAHGISRTEFFLSKTLVSFVVAIFQFILLLGLSFIIASAINGIGTAPAGFFGQFLLTILVQLIVTIAWIGIVSFVLYISHSIAAVFITYFVGSALLAFPVLLYPHIELFRYLTLRFGIEMAADPAVVLQASLVAIGIAVFFLGNSLLIFKKKDL; this comes from the coding sequence ATGATTCAAACCATTCGCGCTGACTTTTACCGCCTCTTCCACTCCAAGGGCTTTTGGATTACCGAGTTCGTTTTACTAGCCAATATCCTGATTGGCGTCCTCTATAAGGTTACCAGCAGATTTGGAACATCCATTGAGATAGATGGACAAAACGTCGCTCAGCAAGTACCAGAAAAAATGACGGGTATCAATGCTCTTGCCCATTTCTCTGGAAATTCTGACAGTGTTATATTTTTCACTCTCATTGTCGTCTGCCTCTTATTAGGTGTGGACTTGTCCCGTAAGCTTTATAAAAACAGCCTCGCTCATGGTATTTCACGGACAGAGTTCTTCTTATCTAAAACTTTGGTCTCCTTTGTTGTCGCCATCTTCCAATTCATCCTCTTGCTAGGGCTATCCTTCATCATCGCTAGCGCTATCAACGGAATTGGAACAGCTCCGGCAGGTTTCTTTGGCCAATTTTTACTAACCATTCTCGTCCAGCTCATTGTGACCATCGCTTGGATTGGTATCGTGTCCTTCGTCCTTTATATCAGCCATTCTATTGCTGCGGTCTTTATTACCTATTTTGTCGGAAGCGCCCTGCTCGCCTTTCCAGTCTTGCTCTATCCTCATATAGAATTGTTCCGCTATTTAACCTTACGATTTGGAATAGAGATGGCTGCGGATCCTGCCGTTGTTTTGCAAGCTAGTTTAGTCGCGATTGGCATAGCAGTCTTCTTCCTAGGCAACAGCCTCCTCATTTTCAAGAAAAAAGATCTCTAA
- a CDS encoding HAMP domain-containing histidine kinase produces the protein MWLIIAFVLILFLSIMLVRYHLTIRSLTSQIRDKRRTGSQVRLTLRDQSPSLMALTDEVEQLFQEIDKMSFVTQQEKKTLDMAISNIAHDIRTPLTIASGYTQQLLKDADKEQMDQQLQKIADNLSIVSRRLEALMEYRRLMEGAIRPKLQRVDLSQLVTQQLFAYYDAFQRVGIDLDVDLSENLLLETDSDIFDRIVQNMLSNVLKHGRETASISLKNEGQKVIFQVKNKLQKPILHLDKLTNRFYSENLSSSEESSGLGLYITQQLVEILGGDLTIQAEDDWFELIVAL, from the coding sequence ATGTGGTTGATTATAGCCTTCGTGCTCATACTCTTCTTGTCAATCATGCTGGTTCGCTATCATCTGACGATTCGTAGTCTGACCAGCCAGATCCGTGACAAACGTCGTACAGGAAGTCAGGTTCGCTTAACCTTGAGAGATCAATCTCCGAGTCTGATGGCTCTGACTGACGAGGTGGAGCAGCTTTTTCAGGAAATTGATAAGATGTCCTTTGTGACCCAGCAGGAAAAGAAAACCTTGGACATGGCCATCAGCAATATTGCCCATGATATCCGAACGCCACTGACCATTGCTAGTGGCTATACCCAACAGCTACTCAAAGACGCTGATAAGGAGCAAATGGATCAACAGCTGCAAAAGATTGCAGATAATCTAAGTATAGTATCCAGACGCTTGGAGGCTCTGATGGAATACCGTCGCTTGATGGAAGGAGCGATTCGACCGAAGTTGCAACGAGTAGATCTATCCCAGCTGGTCACCCAGCAACTCTTTGCCTACTATGATGCCTTTCAACGCGTAGGGATTGATTTAGATGTGGATTTGTCTGAAAATCTGCTTCTGGAAACGGACAGTGATATCTTTGATCGAATCGTCCAGAACATGCTCAGCAATGTCCTCAAACATGGCCGAGAAACAGCCAGCATCAGTCTGAAAAATGAAGGGCAAAAGGTTATTTTTCAGGTCAAAAATAAGCTTCAGAAGCCTATTTTACATCTGGATAAACTAACCAATCGTTTTTATTCTGAAAACCTCTCCAGCAGTGAGGAATCGTCTGGACTGGGCCTTTATATCACCCAGCAGCTGGTCGAAATCTTAGGTGGTGATTTGACCATTCAAGCAGAGGACGATTGGTTTGAATTGATTGTGGCTTTATAA
- a CDS encoding response regulator transcription factor, with protein MANLLLIEDNNDIHEILKNLFTKEHVVFSAYSGTEGLRIFAEEEIHLVLLDIMMPGKNGDEVLREIRKTSQVPVVMLTALSEKSLVSQYLLDGANDYIVKPFNLDEVVARVTVQLRGSQQSQSKPAGETLIKNIRLLPDTFEIASGDQSMRLGKKEFQIFQVLLAHPKKIFTKEELYDLVWEETYLPGDNTLNAHLSNLRKKLAQLDSSTDYIETIWGLGVRLKED; from the coding sequence ATGGCCAATCTTTTACTAATTGAAGACAACAATGATATACATGAAATTTTAAAAAATCTCTTTACGAAAGAGCATGTCGTGTTTTCAGCTTATTCTGGGACCGAGGGACTGCGGATTTTTGCGGAAGAAGAGATTCATCTAGTCCTGCTGGATATTATGATGCCGGGCAAAAATGGCGACGAGGTGCTGAGGGAAATTCGCAAGACCAGTCAGGTGCCGGTAGTCATGCTGACAGCTCTGAGCGAAAAGAGTCTCGTGAGCCAGTATCTGCTGGACGGTGCGAATGATTACATTGTCAAGCCTTTTAATCTAGACGAAGTGGTGGCGCGTGTCACTGTCCAACTGCGAGGCAGTCAGCAGTCCCAGTCTAAGCCTGCTGGGGAGACATTGATCAAAAACATTCGCCTTCTGCCAGACACCTTTGAAATTGCTTCTGGGGATCAGTCCATGCGGCTGGGGAAAAAGGAATTTCAGATCTTCCAGGTCTTGCTGGCTCATCCTAAAAAGATTTTTACCAAGGAGGAGCTGTATGATTTGGTCTGGGAGGAGACCTATCTGCCAGGCGATAATACGCTCAATGCCCATCTCAGCAATCTTCGTAAGAAATTAGCCCAGCTGGATAGTTCGACAGACTATATCGAGACCATTTGGGGTCTGGGCGTTCGTCTCAAGGAGGATTAG
- the ascB gene encoding 6-phospho-beta-glucosidase — translation MTEKLTFPDGFLWGGATAANQCEGAYDADGRGLANVDLVPIGEDRLAIITGKKKMFDFEEGYFYPAKEAIDMYHRFKEDIALFGEMGFKTYRLSIAWSRIFPKGDELEPNEAGLKFYEDLFKECHKYGIEPLVTITHFDCPMHLIEQYGGWRNRLMLEFYERLCRTLFTRYKGLVRYWLTFNEINMILHAPFMGAGLCFEEGENEEQVKYQAAHHELVASAIATKLAHEIDPENKVGCMLAAGQNYPNTCHPRDVWAGMEEDRKNYFFIDVQARGEYPNYAKKAWEREGITVEMTEEDLRLLKEHTVDFISFSYYSSRVASGDPKVNELTEGNIFASLKNPYLEASEWGWQIDPLGLRITLNTIWDRYQKPMFIVENGLGAVDSPDENGYVADDYRIDYLAAHVKDMREAINEDGVVLWGYTTWGCIDLVSAGTGEMKKRYGFIYVDRDNEGKGTLKRSKKKSFDWYKEVIATNGASVK, via the coding sequence ATGACTGAGAAACTAACTTTTCCTGATGGTTTCTTGTGGGGCGGAGCGACAGCTGCCAACCAGTGTGAGGGAGCTTATGATGCAGATGGCCGTGGGTTGGCTAATGTAGATTTGGTGCCGATTGGTGAGGATCGTCTGGCCATCATCACGGGTAAGAAAAAGATGTTTGACTTTGAGGAAGGCTATTTCTACCCAGCCAAGGAAGCTATTGATATGTACCATCGCTTCAAGGAGGACATTGCCCTCTTTGGTGAGATGGGTTTTAAGACCTATCGTCTGTCCATTGCTTGGAGCAGGATTTTTCCTAAGGGGGATGAGCTGGAGCCCAATGAAGCTGGCTTGAAATTTTACGAAGACCTCTTTAAGGAATGCCACAAGTACGGCATCGAGCCCTTGGTGACCATTACTCACTTTGACTGTCCCATGCACTTGATTGAGCAATATGGTGGTTGGCGAAATCGTCTCATGCTGGAATTTTACGAGCGTCTCTGCCGCACTCTCTTTACCCGCTACAAGGGCTTGGTCAGGTACTGGCTGACCTTTAATGAGATTAACATGATTCTCCATGCACCATTTATGGGGGCGGGGCTCTGCTTTGAAGAAGGTGAAAATGAAGAGCAGGTCAAATACCAAGCGGCTCATCATGAGCTGGTCGCGTCAGCCATTGCTACTAAGCTGGCTCATGAGATTGACCCGGAAAATAAGGTTGGCTGTATGCTGGCAGCGGGCCAAAATTATCCTAACACCTGTCATCCACGCGATGTATGGGCTGGTATGGAGGAAGATAGGAAAAACTATTTCTTCATCGACGTGCAGGCGCGTGGCGAATATCCCAACTATGCCAAGAAAGCTTGGGAGCGTGAGGGCATCACTGTTGAAATGACAGAAGAAGACCTGCGGCTTCTCAAGGAGCATACGGTGGACTTCATTTCCTTCTCATACTACTCTAGCCGGGTGGCTTCGGGCGACCCTAAGGTCAACGAGCTGACTGAAGGCAATATCTTTGCTTCTCTCAAGAACCCTTATTTGGAAGCTTCTGAGTGGGGCTGGCAGATTGATCCTCTGGGCCTGCGCATTACGCTTAATACCATCTGGGATCGCTATCAAAAGCCCATGTTTATCGTGGAGAATGGTCTGGGTGCAGTGGATAGTCCGGATGAAAATGGCTATGTGGCTGATGATTACCGGATTGACTACCTGGCAGCCCATGTCAAGGATATGCGGGAAGCCATCAATGAAGACGGCGTAGTTCTGTGGGGCTACACGACCTGGGGCTGTATCGACCTGGTATCAGCCGGTACTGGCGAGATGAAGAAGCGCTACGGCTTTATCTATGTGGATCGGGACAATGAAGGTAAGGGAACACTCAAGCGCTCCAAGAAGAAATCCTTTGACTGGTACAAGGAAGTCATCGCGACTAACGGAGCATCTGTGAAATAG